The Montipora foliosa isolate CH-2021 chromosome 1, ASM3666993v2, whole genome shotgun sequence genome has a window encoding:
- the LOC138008838 gene encoding uncharacterized protein has translation MAVTLSGLPCISPFDCIGEPSTLAQRWDKWKGEFELYVAASGVEDKLQKRALLLHLAGPGVREIFKTYPDEVKGDAKEFDKAMTCLSETFEVKKNVPLARQKLLASTPNPGETINNFVTRLKSLAEHCDYGEEEDNQVRDIVIFHVKNKELKSKFYPEENLSLSKLLEIVSTYHNKAAMILVSEDTVNRTWEDRGKSDKGTNSKQSWQGKCWSCAKPGHMAKDCEVSRKHTCSKCGNRGHMEVCCRTKQEK, from the coding sequence atggcgGTTACATTAAGTGGTTTACCTTGTATCTCCCCCTTCGACTGCATTGGGGAACCGTCCACGTTAGCACAACGCTGGGACAAGTGGAAAGGCGAGTTCGAACTGTACGTGGCAGCTTCGGGggtagaagacaaactgcaaaaGCGAGCTTTACTCTTGCACCTCGCTGGCCCCGGAGTCCGCGAAATCTTCAAGACGTATCCAGACGAAGTAAAAGGTGACGCTAAAGAGTTCGACAAAGCGATGACATGTCTGTCGGAAACCTTCGAAGTCAAGAAGAATGTACCTCTAGCGAGACAAAAACTGCTTGCGAGCACACCAAACCCGGGCGAAACGATCAACAACTTTGTTACGCGCTTGAAAAGTTTGGCGGAACACTGTGACTATGGCGAAGAGGAAGATAACCAGGTGAGAGATATTGTGATTTTCCATGTAAAGAACAAGGAGCTAAAGAGCAAATTCTACCCCGAAGAAAATCTTAGCCTTTCCAAACTACTGGAAATTGTCAGCACCTATCACAATAAGGCTGCCATGATTCTTGTTAGCGAAGATACTGTGAATCGTACTTGGGAAGACCGAGGTAAAAGCGATAAAGGAACGAATAGCAAGCAGTCGTGGCAGGGCAAATGTTGGAGTTGTGCTAAGCCGGGTCACATGGCGAAAGATTGCGAAGTTTCCCGTAAACATACGTGCAGCAAATGTGGAAATCGTGGGCACATGGAGGTCTGTTGTCGTACGAAACAGGAAAAATAA
- the LOC138008827 gene encoding uncharacterized protein, which yields MIENKLVDVIIDSGATCNLMSEQVFDKVSQGTLELLKTDRKVYAYASQEPLKLSEKCILNICVPDTQTSFKTEFFVMPGSADKLLGKISSEELGVLKVGVSVNACESRNVTDKKAVLKTKYPKVFTGLGKLKNFQLKLHVDESVTPIVQAMRRIPCSRKQKVIAKLEELEALDVIEKVNGPTSWVNPLVAVEKSNGDVRICLDMRQANRAILREKHPVPTIEETLQEMSGAKVFSK from the coding sequence ATGATCGAAAATAAGCTTGTCGATGTCATCATAGACTCAGGTGCTACCTGCAACCTAATGTCTGagcaagtgtttgataaagTATCCCAAGGAACGCTAGAGTTGTTGAAGACTGATAGGAAAGTTTATGCTTATGCATCTCAGGAGCCTTTAAAGCTTAGTGAAAAATGCATCTTGAACATTTGTGTACCTGACACACAAACGTCGTTCAAGACTGAGTTCTTTGTAATGCCAGGCTCTGCAGACAAGTTGCTGGGTAAAATTTCCTCTGAAGAATTAGGTGTCTTGAAAGTAGGTGTATCTGTAAATGCTTGTGAATCCAGAAATGTCACTGATAAAAAGGCTGTCCTAAAGACAAAGTACCCAAAAGTGTTTACTGGCCTTgggaaattgaaaaattttcaattaaagCTGCATGTAGATGAAAGTGTCACTCCGATTGTTCAAGCCATGCGAAGAATTCCGTGCAGCAGGAAACAAAAGGTTATTGCTAAATTAGAGGAACTTGAGGCACTTGATGTGATAGAGAAAGTGAATGGGCCTACAAGTTGGGTTAATCCCCTTGTTGCTGTAGAAAAATCAAATGGTGATGTGCGCATATGTTTAGACATGAGGCAGGCCAATCGAGCGATACTGAGGGAGAAGCATCCTGTGCCCACTATCGAAGAGACTTTGCAAGAAATGTCAGGAGCAAAAGTATTTTCCAAGTAG
- the LOC137974382 gene encoding uncharacterized protein: MAASQRTPVSEIVQQDGDFFGPYIINCTVMSFLSLTAIIGNVLILVSICRAPRFLRQPSYVLLINLTFSDLCVGFLAEPVYLLYKIPYLMNPYSTWSSNVGLAFNYLSYFLSSLSLWTAAAISLDRLMALHLHMKYSTIVTKFRVCVLVVVLLILSSVFASMLKWARTAQNIVSVFLNSLALFIALLSYVKIFQIVRYHQRQISIQLAGLSYTSKRSENDLNAASMDRQQGERRLEQMERDGNEAASSKANDQQRIEIEIKGNEGLHEKSMDTSQKHLQQKEWALKETLGKANFEESLLACEDLVEQQKADNPPVFIVAINNYNQTQKQGVSLKQFTNYSEENRASQRMETAQGKSETSVLSSVVSLSAGNSGHNCIDTTDKVTQNLFVRVEQRTRPKPSTDNMELKMTKTEFAHIERDQTGKNKNFICEGEHIETVASQLNSRGQELLSAKEAAANMKKTVGHSEESIYGRNRLNGLYSSYDQSHVLLNESSCLSKRQETFGEQNEVTSVENNDIVKRFLGNFDSKFDLRARKSPSMNTITCHKEAMGTNSVTDGSCTNSCDQNYCSPNESLSVIQSEVKLNHVHEKETKSMKPEDKQGINEHQNLIADEEELAQSKESNKGEGSLDGQERGCNSHAICQNQAIQRSNYGNKDRPNDNQRLECCISIPHNSVPSDFL; the protein is encoded by the exons ATGGCTGCTTCACAACGTACTCCTGTCAGTGAAATTGTACAACaggacggcgactttttcggtcCGTATATTATTAACTGCACCGTGATGTCTTTTCTGAGCTTAACAGCGATAATAGGAAATGTTTTGATTCTTGTATCCATTTGTAGAGCACCACGGTTCCTGCGTCAACCATCCTATGTCCTCCTAATCAACCTCACCTTTTCCGATCTCTGCGTCGGATTCTTAGCGGAGCCTGTTTACTTACTCTACAAAATACCTTACTTAATGAATCCCTATTCCACGTGGTCGAGTAACGTTGGACTCGCGTTTAACTATCTTTCATACTTTTTATCATCGTTATCCCTCTGGACCGCGGCTGCGATTTCTCTTGATAGACTAATGGCTCTTCATCTTCACATGAAATACAGTACAATAGTCACCAAGTTTCGAGTTtgtgttcttgttgttgttttactAATACTAAGCTCAGTTTTCGCTTCCATGCTCAAGTGGGCACGGACTGCGCAGAATATAGTATCTGTGTTCCTCAATTCCCTTGCTTTGTTCATTGCGTTGTTGTCTTATGTGAAGATATTTCAAATCGTCCGGTATCATCAAAGACAAATTTCAATCCAGCTGGCCGGACTTTCGTATACTTCAAAGAGAAGCGAAAATGACCTCAATGCGGCTTCAATGGACAGGCAGCAAGGTGAACGCAGGCTGGAGCAAATGGAAAGAGATGGAAATGAAGCAGCGAGCTCAAAAGCGAATGATCAACAAAGGATTGAAATCGAAATTAAAGGCAATGAAGGCCTACATGAAAAATCGATGGATACAAGTCAGAAGCACTTGCAACAGAAGGAATGGGCACTAAAGGAAACTCTGGGGAAAGCTAATTTCGAGGAATCTCTTCTTGCGTGCGAAGATTTAGTTGAACAGCAGAAGGCAGATAATCCGCCAGTTTTTATTGTGGCAATCAACAATTATAACCAAACACAGAAACAAGGTGTATCTCTCAAGCAGTTCACAAACTATTCGGAAGAGAATCGTGCATCGCAACGTATGGAAACTGCACAGGGAAAATCTGAAACATCGGTGCTATCGAGTGTTGTGAGTTTATCAGCAGGAAACAGCGGTCATAACTGCATTGACACTACAGATAAAGTCACTCAAAATTTGTTTGTTAGGGTGGAGCAAAGAACACGACCAAAACCTTCAACTGATAATATGGAACTTAAGATGACCAAAACAGAGTTTGCTCACATCGAGCGCGATCAAACAGGcaaaaacaagaattttatATGTGAGGGTGAACACATAGAAACTGTAGCTTCGCAGCTCAATAGCCGCGGCCAAGAGTTGTTGTCAGCTAAGGAAGCTGCAGCCAATATGAAAAAAACCGTAGGTCATAGTGAAGAGTCAATATATGGCAGGAACCGTTTAAACGGATTGTATTCGAGTTATGATCAAAGTCACGTCCTGTTGAATGAAAGTTCGTGTTTATCCAAAAGGCAGGAAACGTTCGGAGAACAGAATGAAGTTACGTCAGTAGAGAACAATGACATTGTCAAGAGATTTCTTGGAAATTTTGATTCTAAGTTTGATTTAAGAGCCAGAAAATCACCAAGTATGAATACAATAACATGTCACAAAGAAGCGATGGGAACCAATTCGGTTACTGATGGCAGCTGTACGAATAGCTGTGATCAAAATTATTGCTCTCCAAATGAAAGTTTGTCAGTCATTCAGTCTGAAGTAAAACTGAATCACGtacatgaaaaagaaacaaagtcaATGAAACCGGAAGACAAGCAAGGGATAAATGAGCATCAGAATTTGATTGCAGACGAGGAAGAACTAGCCCAGAGCAAAGAATCGAATAAAGGCGAGGGCAGCCTTGACGGCCAAGAAAGAGGGTGCAATAGTCACGCAATTTGTCAAAACCAAGCAATCCAAAGATCAAATTACGGAAACAAAGATAGGCCAAATGACAATCAG agactggaatgctgtatttcaataccacacaattcagtgccttctgattttctgtag